The DNA region AGACACTCTCTTTGCCGCTAGCATTGGCCGCACGGATCTGCCGGGAGGAGATATGGAGCTTCTGCTCCGCTCGATTACTGACCAGCTCCTGGTGCTCCCGGACGACTACCGTGTCTACCCTGGTCATGGAGGACCGACGACGATCGGGGCCGAACGGCGCTACAATCCCTTCCTGCAGCAAAAATGAGGAGGCCGTCAGAAACTACTCATCGTCGTATCAGCATTCTGTGCCTATGTTGCGTGCTGGCAAGCTGTTACTCCTTCACCGGTGGCAAGCTGCCGGCGCATCTTCAGACGCTGGCTCTCACACCGGTGGTGGATAACTCCGGCTTTGGTGTCCCGATGTACCGGGAGTACCTTACGCAGCGACTCCTGCAGCGTCTGCAGCAGGACGCGCCGCTGCGCGTTGTCATGGATGAAGCTGACGCACGGCTGAGCGTCCAGCTGCAGCAAATCCGAGATGTCACGCAAACGGTCCGGCCAGGCGAGCTAGAACGGGAGCGGCGTGCGGAAGTGACTGTGGAGGCGGAGTTCTACGATGCTGTGCAGCGGCGGGTCCTCTGGCGTAGAAGCTTCACGCGGTATGAGCTCTATGAGGTTGCTGGAGGACAGCCAGCTCGAGACCAGGCTGTGATGCGTTCGTTGGATGCTCTCTGCGACGACATCCTGCTAGCGATCGTCTCGGCATGGTAGGTGCCACAACTGGTGAGGGGGAATGGAGGAAGTGGTGCTGGCTACCTACGTAGGGGCATTGTCGGTCCTCTTTCTGTCAGGCCTGCACAGCCTGGTGATGGTGTACTACCACTGGAAGACGATGCGGCGGTCTACGCCGCCACCACCACCGCTTCAGGACTTCCCCATGGTGACGGTGCAGTTGCCCATCTACAACGAGTGCTACGTCGTGGAGCGGCTGCTGCGGGCTGTCTGTTCCCTAGACTATCCGCGTGACCGCCTAGAGATCCAAGTGCTGGACGATTCCACGGACGAGACCACGGAGCTGCTGGAACGACTCTGTCGGGAGTATCGGGCAGCGGGTTTCCAGATCGAGCACATCCGTCGGGGGACGCGCGAGGGCTACAAGGCGGGGGCTCTGCGCTATGGGCTTGAGCGCGCTCGTGGTGAGTTCATCGCTATCTTCGATGCCGACTTCGTCCCGCGGCCTGATTTCCTGCTGAAGACCCTTCCTTACTTTGCCGATCCGAAAGTTGGGATGGTGCAGACACGCTGGGAGCACTTGAATGCTGACTACTCCTTCCTCACGCAGGCCCAGGCGCTGTCGCTGGACGGCCACTTCGCGATGGAGCAGGCAGTGCGGTACCGGGCCGGCTTTTTTATCAACTTCAACGGCACTGCTGGGGTCTGGCGCCGCTCCTGCATTGAAGCTGCGGGGAATTGGCACACCGATACGCTGGCAGAGGACTTGGATCTGAGCTACCGTGCCCAGTTGCTGGGCTGGCGATTCATCTTCTTGTCCGATGTGACGACGCCAGCGGAGTTGCCGGTGGACATCAATGCGCTCAAGATGCAGCAGTATCGCTGGACGAAGGGCG from Candidatus Kapaibacterium sp. includes:
- a CDS encoding glycosyltransferase family 2 protein, encoding MEEVVLATYVGALSVLFLSGLHSLVMVYYHWKTMRRSTPPPPPLQDFPMVTVQLPIYNECYVVERLLRAVCSLDYPRDRLEIQVLDDSTDETTELLERLCREYRAAGFQIEHIRRGTREGYKAGALRYGLERARGEFIAIFDADFVPRPDFLLKTLPYFADPKVGMVQTRWEHLNADYSFLTQAQALSLDGHFAMEQAVRYRAGFFINFNGTAGVWRRSCIEAAGNWHTDTLAEDLDLSYRAQLLGWRFIFLSDVTTPAELPVDINALKMQQYRWTKGAIEVARKLLPRIWQAQLPFRIKAEATVHLTSNIVFPFILLVAVLNVPVVLIKNTVQGYDTFFTALSVFVLAAIGTFLFYLFAQRAAYRDWRRRLLLFPVFLAGSMGFAVNNTRAVIEALLGKRTEFVRTPKYHVLTPGERWHHKKYVPRQLHPSVVVELLLGLYFVVGMGISLYYAELAALPFQAMFMLGFGGIGILSLRHARLQ
- the lptE gene encoding LPS assembly lipoprotein LptE encodes the protein MLASCYSFTGGKLPAHLQTLALTPVVDNSGFGVPMYREYLTQRLLQRLQQDAPLRVVMDEADARLSVQLQQIRDVTQTVRPGELERERRAEVTVEAEFYDAVQRRVLWRRSFTRYELYEVAGGQPARDQAVMRSLDALCDDILLAIVSAW